The DNA window GCCCGCGTCGGAAGAGCCACGACGGCACGAAGTACGAGAACGTGTGGTAGACGGGCAGCCGGAGCCAGCGCGTCACCGAGATCGGGAACTCGACGAGCGCGCCGCGCGCGGAGCGCGACCGATGCGGCACCGTCGGCGCGAAGGCGTGCCCGAGGAGGTCCATCGAGAAGATCGAGCCCTTCTGCGCGCTCCGCCGATAGGCGGCGAGCCGGCTCGCCACCAGGACCGGCGTCGGGAAGACCGACGCGTCGTACCGGTAGCCGCACTCCGCGATCATCCCGAGCACGCGGTCCGTCACGTCCCATGCCGGAGCCCGGAAGCCGATCACCTCGGCGCCGCTCGCCGCGGAGAGCCGGGCGCGCGACTCGCCGAGCTCGGTGCGCAGGCGGTCGTCGTCGAGGGTGCTGAAGGGCTGCGTGTGGGTGAGGGAATGGCTCGCCACCTCGTGGCCGCCCGCGACCGCCCGCCGCCAGAGCGCGCGCTCCGAGTGGGCGTCGCGCGCGATGACGAAGAGGACCCCCGGCACCCCGAGCTCGTCGAAGAGCTCGAGCACGCGCGGGACCGCCGTCCGGTAGATGCGGTCGCACGCCGGCATGTCCTCGATACCGTAGCCCTGGAGGTGGCGGTCGACGGTGTCGAGGTCGCAGGAGAAGATGGCGTAGGGCCGAGTGGTCATGCGTGCTTCGTGGATCAGGCGCTCCGCGCCGCCGCGGGCCGCGTCAGCTCCGCGACGGCATTCTGCACGGCCGACGCGATGAAGGCGACGTGCTCGTCGGTGTAGAACTCGTTCCACGGCAGGACGACGACCCGCTCGAGCCCGCGGACGGTTCCCGGATAGTCCTTGGCGTCGTAGACGATCTTCGCGCCGTCCTCGCGCTCGCGGTGCGAATAGGGGAACTGGCTCTGGCCGAAGGTCTTGCGCTTCGTGAAGACCTCGCACTCGAACGCGGGCTTCTGGATGTAGCGCGGCGCGCAGAACACGCCGTTGGCCTTGAGGGCGCCGCCGAGCGCGTCCGAGCCGCCGTGGATGACCGCCGGGTCGACGATCAGCGGATACTTCCAGTAGACGTGCGTCGCGTGCGGCGCCGGCGCCGGCAGGATCACCCCCGGCGTGCCGCGCAGGCGCTCCGTCAGCCGCTCGGCGGTGCGGCGTCGGCGCTCGACGACGCCGTCGAGCTTCGCGAGCTGCGCGCGCGCGACCGCGCCCTGGAGGTCGGTCATCCGGTAGTTGAGCGCCAGG is part of the Deltaproteobacteria bacterium genome and encodes:
- a CDS encoding polysaccharide deacetylase family protein, yielding MTTRPYAIFSCDLDTVDRHLQGYGIEDMPACDRIYRTAVPRVLELFDELGVPGVLFVIARDAHSERALWRRAVAGGHEVASHSLTHTQPFSTLDDDRLRTELGESRARLSAASGAEVIGFRAPAWDVTDRVLGMIAECGYRYDASVFPTPVLVASRLAAYRRSAQKGSIFSMDLLGHAFAPTVPHRSRSARGALVEFPISVTRWLRLPVYHTFSYFVPSWLFRRGLASALRSGRPLCYEFHAADLLDLASDDVDPRMDRHPGMKIPLAAKRAALRDILTTIARERRVLTYRQAMEEGMAA
- a CDS encoding DegT/DnrJ/EryC1/StrS family aminotransferase, translated to HCAVAAIDPEPGDEIVTTSITDMGGIAPILYQGAIPIFADVDPVTLNVTPEAVAARITKRTRAIIATHLFGNPCDVAGIKAVADRHGIPVIEDCAQAFLATQHGRLVGTIGAIGAFSLQQGKHMTTGEGGLVITSDQAYARWMILFSDKAWGYGDPKPDHYFLALNYRMTDLQGAVARAQLAKLDGVVERRRRTAERLTERLRGTPGVILPAPAPHATHVYWKYPLIVDPAVIHGGSDALGGALKANGVFCAPRYIQKPAFECEVFTKRKTFGQSQFPYSHREREDGAKIVYDAKDYPGTVRGLERVVVLPWNEFYTDEHVAFIASAVQNAVAELTRPAAARSA